Genomic DNA from Hordeum vulgare subsp. vulgare chromosome 2H, MorexV3_pseudomolecules_assembly, whole genome shotgun sequence:
CAGGGTCGCGTGCGACGTGCTTCGAGTGAAAGGATCTGGAGATGTAGGACTCGGGTCTGTGCCATGCCTTGTAGAGAATGTGGCTAGGATTTCATCCGAAGTTCATATAGGGTTCAATATATGTGAGGCCGGGTGGGCCGGATCGGACGTGGTGAGCGCGTCCTGACGTCTCCATATCCGTCAGATATGGGGTTGTATAAAGTGGTTGCGGTCAGTCCAAATGTTCGTTCCAGATTTACCAAGTGCGGTTGGGTGGCAAACTTGGTCCCCATTTGTTCCGACACTATCCTTAGAGTATAAGGAAGGGTTGGGAGAGCATAAGGCTCATCTTGAGCCCATGGATACATCCCATGAACCGAGGAGACTCACGAGGCGTACTATATATGCACCTCCAAGTTATCTCCTCTCTCCTTCATCACCAACACATCCAAGCCCATCTCCATTACTCCTTCATCACCGTGACTCCGTCTTGCTGGCACCATCATCagcgtcaccaccatcaccaacacCGCCATGCCTTCTCCCTTCCCTGTCTCGATACCGGTTTATCAAGCCCCTCGGAATTGGGCATCTCCCCTAGCGGTAAGTCTCTGAACTCAGTTCTTCATTCTTCATTCATTCATCCTTCTTGTTTCGAGTgtgatattgttgttgtagtgcttcagtcgggagatgaggaagacgttGGCCTTTCTTCTCGGGTGGGATCCTCCGATGGCGAGAGGGGGAAGCGGCCCACTTTTACTTTTTCCAGTTGGCTCCTAGTTATGTTTTTTCCGATAAAGAGCGATTTTATTATCTCGAAATGTAGCATTAATCGGATACAAGGCATTGTGAGCAACATCGAGATTCATAAAAAATCTGACAATAAAAATGGAAACAAAGCCAACAAATCAACAACGGTAGAATCCTATAGCCCAACATAACTAGGATGCCTTTTATGCTGTGATCCATGTTGGAGCAATGGATTTGGTAGCTAGCGTTTACAACCAAATGTGATGAGTGAATTGCATTGCGTTGCATCTGTCAGAACGCAATGAACATGAGCCTGCCTGCCTGCGTGACTGATGCATTGAGCAAGGGATAAAACAGGGGGTGAATGAAGTGGATTCAAGGTAGAAAACAGAGATAAGTACTCCTAGAAGGCAAGCGTCTGAGTAGCTTTACTACTCTAATCAACATGACTGACTGACTGACTGAATGTTGAGTGCCATGGCCGGCCAAGCAGCAGTCAGGTCAGGTGTTGGTTTGTGTCCTTTTAACACTGCATCGATCTCCATTGTTGTGTACCTGACCTGACCCTTATTGCTGCACCTGGCTCTGGCCGgccggctggctggctggctagagGAGGCCACGACGGCGGGCGAGCGCGAGGAAGTCGTCGATGGCATTATTCCCATTGCTGCTGCTGGCGGTGGCGCCGACCATGAGCACCGCCCTGTAGAGGGGATCGGCATGCTCCGGCTCAGGCGGTTGGCCTGGTTCCGGCGGTTGGTCGGGTGTCGGGGTTCGGATCTTGGCACCTCTGGCCTTGACCTTCCTTACGCAGACCCTGGGCTTCCGGCGCGGCAGCGGGGAAGCAGGCGGTGGCGACGGCGACCTGGTGGGGGAGGGGGTGGAGGGTAGGGTGCACATGGTCaccgtgtcctcctcctcctgctgctgctgttgggACGACAGATCGAGAGGGGTGGGGAATGCCTCCGACTCCTCATCTTGGTCGTCACCgccgaggaaggaggaggcggcgagggcgTCCTCCTGCGAGGCGGAGATGTCGCCGCCGCAGTCGCAGGTGCACGCCACCCTGCCCATCATCGTGGTCGGTCGCCGTCCGTCCGTCCGGGGATATGAATCGGGAGGAGAGCGACGGACATGTGCTTCGGTTACAACTTACTACAAATACAATGCGGTCCAACCAAACTACTCTGTTTTCAACACGTGTGCGGTTGGCGTCCTCTGCTCTCTTTCTCTATCTCTTTCTCTCAACCCACCATAGCTCAGTTGGCTTGGCGCTAGAGTTGGTGTTCGAGCCTCGGTTCTAACACTAAGTGTTCATGAAGTTTTTTTCTATAAAAAATGCCAGTTTAGGTTGGTCTCATTCATttttctatctctatctctctccctctccggcTACACAACACAACTCATGGTCTAGTCTTTTTTCTACACATGTCTTCGTTCGGGTTTTTTCTCTACCGTCGGCCGATTTGATCGGtgtttttttcttattttatcGGATTGCATCGCCCGCTGTCGTCGTTCACCACCGCGTCTTTAGTCCGACAACGTTGTGACCCTGATCGTTTTTCTCACCCAACGCCCTCACGAGATGTTGCGGCCCCTCACGCCTGTCGCACGCGCGTTTGCTCATCCGCCGCCCTGCGCCGGTCATTGCCGCCCTTGGTCCGGTCGAGACCTCTTCATCACCACCCGCCTTCGTCATGTCGTACGGTCGCGCACCAGCTGCCTCGGGGCGGTTGCGTCGGCCTCACCGGCTGCCTCAGGCTGGCTGCATCGGCCTCGCCGGCTGCATCGGGCCCGTTTTGGGCTCCTACCACGTCGGGCTCGTACACCAGTCGACTCCGACGCGAGCATCGTTGCGGGCTTCATCTCGGACGCCGGTTGTTGGCTTCTACCGCATTGGGCTTGTACGCCTGCCGACTCTGGCGCGAGCATCGTCGCCAGCTTCATCTCGGACACTGGTTATCGGCTCCTATCGTGTCGGGCTCGTACGCTCGCCGGCTCCGGCGCGAGCAACATCGGCAACTTCATCTCGGACGACGCCACCCCATCTCCACTGAGCAACGTCCCCAACCGCGTCTGcgatcggattgatcacccgcCCACGATGCGCCTCATATACGCCGTGTGACTGACCTGATCCATCGGTTGTGTGAGCTTCCGCAGGTCCTGTGACGGCTGTCCCCGAATACAACGcgctcctccaccactggttgcggcCACCACTCTTCTTTGACGTCGCTGCAGCTCACTCACCTGAGTCGCGCACCCCGTCCATCCCCTTCATCTCGTCCAGCACCAGCTCATCATCAGCGTCACCGTCGTCTTCCCTAACCACTTCGTCTTCTCTGCTAGCGTTCTCTACCAGGCGTACAAGATGTTTGCACGTCCCCATTTATGCATGCCCGATGCTGACAACATAGATGTGTGCCTTTGTCTCCGATGTGCTCCAAGGCCTGGCAAGCCTGGAGCGGCGCATCGCCAATATGGATTTCGTCCGTCCACGCATGCTCAGTGATGGGAACACTGATGCGTGCCTTCGTCCATGATGTGCCCCTCGGCTTGGCAAACCCAACGCAACGTGTTGTCAACAACATCTTCTTCTGACGCATCGCTACTTCGACACCACTGCACCTATGACTAACACGGTGCCTCTTTGCGCCCGCGGCTCCACAGCGACTTCCTCGACAACGGTTACTACGACGCGACATCGACCACGACATTGTTCGCACGGCTACCTCAACTACGGATACACCATCCTACGCTCTGGGCTACCTCGACATCGTCacaaagggctaccgccttgcttgagcaacctctcCGGTTTCTACTCCAACCacaacttccgcaatgcatcgacTATAACGACTGTGGGAGGGTGACCGTCCACTTACCTTCGCATTCTTCTGTAGTCTCACCGTCTGCGTCGCTAACGTTGTAACTGGGGGAGGATATTGAGTATAATTATTAGTTAGGAAATATGAGACAGACTAAGATTTGTCATGATTCGTCTTATACTTCAAGTtgatcatgtactcctatatatatatgaccACGAGGCTCAAGCAATTAATATCGATTCTATCAATCCCTTCCAACAACCATTCATGGCAGCACAGGTGAGCTCCTATGCAATGCTGCGGGCGCACCGTTGACAATCGGCACTTGCAGCGTCGTTGGCATGGACCGGCCTACTAGCGTGTTGCCCAGTTTTTTTTATCTCTATTTTTTGTGTTGAACCAATACCAAAAAACGCATATTGTTTATTTGTTacgaaaataaaaatatgaaattaGAAAAGGTTTACAGATTTAAATAAAaagattcatccatttgaaaaaaaaatactttAGGCGAGTGTGTAGTAGATGGAACTCCTATTTACCGCATTTCTTCTTGCACTTCCAacttgaagaggaagaagcatctctctttGCATCTTCAGTTTTGGAAAAAgtttactaatttttttttaaatcatagaaatccagaaaaaatcatatatttttaaaataagttcATTGAACTGGAAAAAAGGGTCATAAATctttaaaaagttcatcaattttgataaAAAAATCATCCATTTTCAAAAAGATGTTCATCGATGTTCAAAAAAGTTGCTCGATCATAGTCAGTTAACAAAAATGCACGATAGCCACATACGTCAGTTAACAAAAATGCACGATAACTGAATAGGAAATGCAGCAGGACGGCCTGCAGCTCAACATGGGTGGTGGTGTGCTACGTGGAGAACTTTTGCATTGTCAGCCTCGCCATGCTCTTCCTCCTCTACCTTGGGAAGTTAGGTGCAAGAATGGAGATACACACATATAAGCGCCTGCTTCAGGAGTGATATGTACGCATGGGGAGAATACCTCGTGCTACCGTAGCACCTAACATGAGTTGCTCGATCCAACGGGTAACATCACCATGCCATCAAGGTGACTCGCACCTCGCAGTTCGCATGCAAGATAACAAGATCAGGAGTAGCAGGATTACTCCTGAAGATGCATGCCCAACCCAGGCTCACTTCTTCTGTCAAGATCCAATCCAACACTATGGATGGATGGATCAAGTCTcaggaaaaacatataacaacatATCATTTCCCATATCCACAATGCTCAACAACCAGCATTCCATCTGCATCTCAAACTGAGTAGCAGAGCAGACCACCATAAAAGCCCCCACTAACATAAATTCTTGTTTTCTCGGCCCAACACATATACATCTGAAACATAATTCAGCTACAAAGAACGCACCCATGATATAGCGGCGGATATAGACAAGGACGACAATACCTAACGCTGCCGTGGACGCTACCCTTGCGACGCGGTCCTAGTTCCTCACAACGGCTCACCGAGGGCACACTCGGATATTATTATCATGAAGCGCTGCGGATGGTGCGGGTTCTCGAGGCCCACACTCCAAACACGAGGAACCAGGACATGAACAGGATCGCCCAGTATCGCATCGACCCAAACTGGATTCTCGGGAACACCTGCAGATGTGAAAAGGTGGTGGAAATTAAGCCATGGTAGGCAGAAACagtgccgccaccaccaccacaacaggaAGTATCATTTGAATATGTGCTAGCAGTAAAAGTTCAGAACAAACCATATATGTTAAGCATTGCAGTTTACTTACAAATCTCAGCGAGATTATTATAGTCAACGAGCATAGGCCTCCCAGAAGCATGTGAAGGATGATCGCAGCCGCTCTCTGCACAGAAATTTGAAACAAAAGAAGAGGAAAAGCATCACGCTTCTGGTCATATATTTGAATCCAATGAACATGGTTTACCACATCCAGATCATACCATACACAATGCAGAGGAATGAAAACATTTGCAGTTACAAAACATGATGAGCTTACAACTTGAGAATATATAGCCATGGCTGGCTGCATCTAAGTTTTGTGCTACAAAAAATGTGCAAGAGGCCTATCATTACTTACAAAAGCATGTGTTGGTGCACAATAGCAGTGGGCactgatttatttattttaagatgcACACCACATTCAGAAGATAAAGTTGGAGGAAAGTGCAAGATTAAAACAGCTGCCTATGTCTCCAGAAATGCCGTCAGTCCATCTTAATAGGGGCAACTGAATATTTGTCCCAAATAATTGTATGTAGTTCTTTGAACACACATGTAAGGTTTGTCTATCATTAAATGGAAAGGCATGAGTTGGAGCATAACAGCAATGTGCACTGATAATTTTAAGATGCACACAACATTCAGAAGATGAATTTGATAGGGACCACAAGACAAGATTATAAAAGCTGTTGTATGCCTCTGGCAATATCATCAGGTTCCTTCCTTCAAAGGGATGTGCAGCTGGATTTTCATCTCAAATGATTGTATCCGTATGTAATTCCATCGGACACAAATATATATACCTACATAAGGTTTGTCTATCTGCTCTTGTGAACAAAACAATAAAGAAATTTCAATGGTCCTACTCATGTCCACAAGAAGAGTGGCACCAAGATTTATCTGCTACACAGAAACAAGAATGAAGCTTTGAGGGATAGATTAATTACCTTGCCAACATGTGGAGCAACAAACCATGCAAGGATAACAAAAGCTAGGGCGATTGCAACAAAAGCTCCGGTACTCCCGACAGTCGACCCCCCGTGTGATGGCCCCCAAGCCGAAACACTATAGTCTGCAGAGTTATTACTTGGGCTAACTGGCacctcttcgttgttgttgttgttgtgcctcTGACTCCGAGAAAACACGAAATGCGTGTTGTGAGGGTTGAACCATGATGAAATCTCGCAGAGCCGCTGTCTCCGTACTGCAGCAAGGGCGACCGGGTCGACGGACGCGTCCGCCCTGTAGTGCAAGTAGGAGAGATCCCCGGTAGACGTCCTTTCCCTCAGAGCCTCGTAATCCTTCAACGACGCGAGCACCATGTTGAAGTCCTCGGGCCGCACGTTCGTGGCGACGTTCCCGCATATCTCGCACACGGTGGACCCGTGGCTGATGAACCACTTGAGCGCGCACGCGTAGTGCGCGAGGGCGAGCTCGTTCTTGCAGGAGCATCCAAGGTTCACGACGTCGTCTTGCGGGCGCAAAGGGCCCGATTCGATGTCGGTGGCGCACTTGAAGATCTCCCCCTCAGGGCTTATGAACTCGAGAAACTTGGGAACATCAATGCCATCCTTGCTGGTGGAATTCTTGGTGGCGTCATTGTCCGGGTCCTTGTCGGCCTTGAGGCAGGATGGATCAGGAGAAGGCGGCACGATGCCGAGGAAACCCAGAGCAGACTCGCCTCTCAGGTCAGGCTCGACGCAGTGGCACACCCGGCAGAGAGCTAGGCCATCGTCCTTGTCCGAGCTGCAGGTGGACACACGGGGGTTGCTCGGTTTTTGCTGACCGTGTTCCGGAGTAGTTGGCGACCTGGCGGCATCGGGCTTTGCGGCGGCGCCGTCCGGTTGCTGCACGTCTTGCTCCTCCTCGACGCCCATTGCGCCAACTGATCGGCCGGCGCACTTCACCTTTATAGAaactgaaaacaaacaaaaacaaaaaatagttGAATAAGCAAGTACTACTACAGAGTACTGTAGTTGATAATAAGAGAAAGGGATGCGAGTTGTTTGTGGGTGACCGAGGTGAAATTATTCAGTGACCCAAATGAAATGGCAAATAATGGGCTTAGCTTAACTAAGAGGAGATGGCAGAATGAGCAGCAAAGTGAGGATGCAGTCTAGCCTACCGGCGTGTATTGCAATCTAGATTAGAGTTTATTGCTGGGAAGCTGCAGGCAGGGTGTGGAATTAGGTGGGTGTGGGATCCGGCTTAGATAAGCAAGCAGGGGACAGGGCAGAAGCGATAAATCTggcggaggggaggggaggggtacCTGCGCTGTCGTGTCGTGTCGTGTCGTGTCGTGGTTGGGGAGTTGGATCCGGGGAATGGCGCCTGCGGCAGCGGCGCCGGAGACGGGGAAGAGAAACAAGGTGAGACGGACGGCGACCCGCAGGCAGCAGGGGAGCGAACGGAAGGAAAGGCGGATCCTTTGATACCTGGCTTGCTCGGAGCCGAGCAAGAAACCCTGGTCCTGGTCCTGGTCCTGGTCCTGGT
This window encodes:
- the LOC123428570 gene encoding uncharacterized protein LOC123428570 isoform X1; protein product: MGVEEEQDVQQPDGAAAKPDAARSPTTPEHGQQKPSNPRVSTCSSDKDDGLALCRVCHCVEPDLRGESALGFLGIVPPSPDPSCLKADKDPDNDATKNSTSKDGIDVPKFLEFISPEGEIFKCATDIESGPLRPQDDVVNLGCSCKNELALAHYACALKWFISHGSTVCEICGNVATNVRPEDFNMVLASLKDYEALRERTSTGDLSYLHYRADASVDPVALAAVRRQRLCEISSWFNPHNTHFVFSRSQRHNNNNNEEVPVSPSNNSADYSVSAWGPSHGGSTVGSTGAFVAIALAFVILAWFVAPHVGKRAAAIILHMLLGGLCSLTIIISLRFVSKLQCLTYMVFPRIQFGSMRYWAILFMSWFLVFGVWASRTRTIRSAS
- the LOC123428570 gene encoding uncharacterized protein LOC123428570 isoform X2 — encoded protein: MGVEEEQDVQQPDGAAAKPDAARSPTTPEHGQQKPSNPRVSTCSSDKDDGLALCRVCHCVEPDLRGESALGFLGIVPPSPDPSCLKADKDPDNDATKNSTSKDGIDVPKFLEFISPEGEIFKCATDIESGPLRPQDDVVNLGCSCKNELALAHYACALKWFISHGSTVCEICGNVATNVRPEDFNMVLASLKDYEALRERTSTGDLSYLHYRADASVDPVALAAVRRQRLCEISSWFNPHNTHFVFSRSQRHNNNNNEEVPVSPSNNSADYSVSAWGPSHGGSTVGSTGAFVAIALAFVILAWFVAPHVGKRAAAIILHMLLGGLCSLTIIISLRFVFPRIQFGSMRYWAILFMSWFLVFGVWASRTRTIRSAS